GAAGTGCCAGTGCTAGGATACCATAATAAACACAATTATTAATAACCTCAGACGAAAGTGGCGTCTGTTTGAGGGTTTCAAGTGGCATTACCTAAAAGAGATTTTATCAACAAATTAGTAAATTACGTTATCAACAATATTGCTTTAACTTACCAGTTTGGGAGTGAATTCGGGATCGCTCCTTAGCAACGTGCAAAGGTTGTTTAAAATCTTGCTATTTGGACTAGGATTTCTATCACAGACCTGATCCATAAGGTGGACCAGGAACTCGGCGGACAgttgctgcagctggaggCACTGCTCCCGCTTAATGGACTCCATTAATGGCTTGACCACCGGATTCAGCTTATCGGGCAGGCAGTGAAGAGCGCAAATGGCGCCAGCGAGAGCTGCCTGAGCACTAACATGATATGCGCTTTGCTCACTAGTGGTCTGCAGGTAGGAGGCCTGAAGACTGCGTCGACGCTCATCCAACATGTCCAGCAATTTCGGCTTGAGGGGATAAGAACGCAGATTTTCGCTTAACGTAGTTGCCACTGCCTCGATTTGGTCTAGAGTAAGGATTTTGGCGTTGTTGAAGTCTTTAATCGGGATTTTGTTCTGCTTCAGCGTAGCAATAAAGTCTTGTGCCTCTTGTAGTAGTCGTGTCAGTGAGATGGCCACCTCATCATAGTAGACGTACTCGCTCACACACTGGTGTAACTTTTCCTGCAGATTAGGCGGTCCTGGTCGTACTGGCTCGTCTTCTAGTGCCCAAAACGCAATGATCAGACCACACACGATTCGCTGGACAGCGGAGTGGGCATTGAGATGACCCAATAGTACTTTTGTATAACAGTCTGTGGGGCTCTCTGTTTGTGGAGTATACACCACTCCAGGGGCTGGCTGAACCAGGTAATGAGAAAGAGCACCCAGTGCCCGAGATGAGGAAATCCGGGCTCGCATAAAATTAGCATCCCGCACTTCCAAAGGCGTGGCTTCGCTACCACCAAGGAATAACTTCAATGAGGCGTTCGAGTGCGCTAGAATGTTACCGCCCAATTCGTCTCCTAAGCGGGGCGTTCGTTTTCTTGAGGCGCTTCCTGGTGTGCTTGTATCTCCACCTGCTCTGATTAGCACCCCTGCATCAAATGCGAGTCTAGGTGGTTGCATTGAAAGACATATCCAGGAGGACACAAATGGACAGGCGGCATGCAATAGCGCACCCAAATCTGCATGCTCGATAAGATTAGACCACACCTGTCGGGCTAGTGCCTGGATATCCGCCTGCGGCTCCACCAGGATACGTTGATATATGTGACGCAGTGCCTGCTGCAGCAATTGCCACTTCCAGTCGCTGACTCCGAAGTTAAGTTTCATTTTTTCCTTATCTGCTTCCTCTTCAACTTGATTTTCGTCTTTGGGCTCGGATTTGACCCTATCCGCACTCGTCAGAGTCATAAGCGTCTTCAGCGTTGACCTCCGCACCGAACTAGTGCTATGGGAAAGAAAAGGCCACAGGCGCGGTACCAAAATGGCCATTGGCTCCATCTCCACCCAACGGGCAGCGTTTGGCAGGCATAGAATGGCCGCTAACAGTCCCATGAAACTGTTGCATGCAGACGTGAGTTCATCTTGATCCAGGAGTAGATCCCACAACATTTTTACAATGGAGGACACTTGCGCCGGATTTAAAAGCTTTGGCAGCCAGGAAGAAACTGGAATCAGTGTTGCTGCAGCCACCGCTCCGACATCATCCACAGCGTCCAACAAACCGATGAGGATGTTTGATATCGACTGGGGAAGGTAGATGGGCAGCAGCTCCTCACGCACCACAAACACATACTTCAGGCCTAGTAGTCCACCATGCCGCACTTCCCACTCGTTCTTGTGCTGGATGAGCTGAAGCAGAATGTCCACGATTCGTTGAACCTTGGACGCCTCGATCTCCTTGACCAAGGTTCCCAGGACTTGGGCGCAGGTTTCGCGAACTGGTGCCACTACCTGATCCGAGACGAAGTCACCGAACCGATCCAGGCATAGCACACAGAGCAGACGCAGGGCAGCGTCCTCTAGCCAGCGGCTATGCGCTTCGTCCATCTGTTCGCGAGTCTGTAGTACTGCCTTTCCCGCTCCTTGAGCGTGCTGATTAATCAGTTCCCGTAGAGCTGTTGCCGCCCCATGACGCACCTCCCATTTGGCGTGAAAGAGATCAATGAATAGACGTGAGCAGAAGTTCTCCAGTGGCCAGGAGACGGCATCCACCCACGTGCCTGTGGCATCTGGCACAGCAGCTGAAAtattgataaaatatttaaattaataaaagccCCTTTTATGAATATTAATGTGATTATAGCAATGTGGGTCTCGGCAACTCACCATTTAAACTATAGAAGATTTCCTGCCGATCCGTTGActttagttttttcttttcgggTTCATCTAAGGCAGCTGCTGACGTGGTGCCATTACTACTGTGGTTACTGCCAGTACTGTGGTTGCTGTTGGAGTTCCTCCGGCTGCAAGTTGGCGTAACTGCAGTGGCCGAACAGCCGCTTGTATTCTGACGAGCCTTGCGCTTGGCCCTGTTCATCTCACGACAACTGAGCGGAGCTTGGCCAGAACCGTTCGTCGCTGGCTTTATGTTGAGTAAGTGCTCGACGGGAAGCTTTTCCGCGTTGACATTGTAAGTGCTGCCACTCCTGGTAAGTGCAACGTCCTCGTCTGTTATCATATCAGTAAGATTTACGCCCAGCTTGGCGGCCGTGGTCAGACCCAGTTTGTCGTTCAGCACCGCACGCTGGCGGCTTAGACGACTGGCGAGACTTCTGTCCTCCTCTCCGCCGCCACTAGCCGGTAGCTCCTCCTGCGCATCGAACTCGTTGCCCTCGGAGCCGATGAGCCTGGCACCTTTGTGGAGGATTTGCTGCAGATCGAACTCATCAAAGCTAAGTAGTCGCTCGCTGGTCGTTGTCGAGTTGGAACCACTTGACTGGCAACTGTCCTcttctgctgcagctgcagctgctggggCAGTATTACTAGCGCAGCGCTCCTTCTTGGGCGGCACCTGCAGTTCCGGCTGCCAGGGCGGTACTTGCTTCAGTATGGCCTCAACGGTCTGGGCTGCAGCTATCCGCGTCTCCCACGACAGACTGTGCAGGTAGCCCACCAATCTGTTTAGCAGAGCATGTAGCTCGTGTGGATAAAGCTTCTGGACCTCGCCGATCTGCTTGGCAGCCGCCTGGCGAGTTGCCGCTGTGGAGCCGGTCTCCAGTAGAATGAACAGTCGATCAAGTCTGCAAAgaatgttaaataaaattagcaaTTTACATCTTCGAGGGTTTAAATTGACAAACATACCTAGATGTCATTATACAATGGTAATTTGTGTTCCCCTTTGTGATCCGTTGATATAATAATCTAAGTAACTAAtctgtaaataaaaaagatattcaataaattatataagttgttatttattatataaatatattattagaGGCATAGATAAAGTGCCTGGTTGTCTACTGTTTTTGTATTTCCCCACTTAGGCAAGGGTTCTCATATAACTTAAATCTATTATTTAAGTGCGTcaccaacaataacaagtCAGTACATCCATATAACAAAGTCAATTGATAATAGAATTAAGCGAATCATTTCGTGGAATGTTGTCTTTATAGCGCGAATTTATAAGAATGTTAATATCCATACCAAATTGTGTACAACTATTACACAGTGTGCGAAAAAAGATGGGACTTCCAGAAAATATACCCAATATGCCAGAAAATTCATCGAGGAAGTGTGTTCAAtgtttcaaataaatcaaattggTCGATTGAAGCTACTTCGTGATTTCCCAACCTGATTGGTTTCACCAGATGGTGTCAAGACTTGTATGTCGACAGGTAACTATGTACATGTTTAATATTTACGTCCAAACCGCAGATCGACCATTTATCCTCCGACTCATTCTTTGATGAATTTGAAAGGAACAATAACATAtttccaaattaaaaattaaccAATTAGTACGATTTATTACTGTACTGTACTATTTAATGGCCGCATAGCTTTGCGCGACGTCTGTCGCAATCTCAAAATGTAGGCTTTTCCACCGCAATCCAATCGACCAATAAATACTGGACACGTGGTCGAGAAAGGCAAAAGACATGGACTACCGAGTCGGTGCTGGTTTGGATTTCCTGGGAAGCATTATAAAGCTCCGTCACCAAGTGGGGTTAGGCCGTGTAAATTGAGTCACTAAACGCGAATGGCGAGTAATGACTTCGTTGTGGCCGCCGAGGCGTTCCTAACAGCTTAGAGCAAAACGTGACAATTGAGCAAATTACGGCATTTCCATATTCCGTATTCTGGACTAGAGCCCCCGTATTACGTACGATACGCCAGCCAGGGGCCTAGACCTGGGGCCTGGTTTAAAGCCCGTTTACCTCGACTTATTACAAGGAGATTACGATATTTCAAAGTGACACATACTTTTACTCTCGGCGCTTTCAGTTTTGAATGTCTGTTATCAATGCAGCGCGTTGTGGCTGATAAGAACTTGCAAAAACCACGGTTCACTGAACCGTTTTGagaatatatttcaatttacgATTAGAATAAGTAATAACGAACACGGCGACTCTTAAAGGCATGTGCAGATTTATTGACAATGTTTATCCATAGGAAAGGTAATCAAGCCAATAAagaaatacataataataaaaacgacGTAAAAGTCATAATTGAATCGTTTGTACATATGGCATGTCCGTTTGGACTGTCCGACCAACCATAAAGCCAATTTATCGGCGACAAATCTGCTGTACTTCGATTTGTCAGCGACCTTGTCGAAGCCACCCACCGAGGCGAGGGGGATGGGGATTAAATGGGGATTGAATTGGATTGGATGCTGGAAAATGCCCCGCTGGCTGGGTAATTAAGTTTCCATTAGATGAACATCCATAAAAGAAATCGCAGTCATCAATGGGGATGGTGGTATTCGTCATAGTGACGAAGCGCACCTTGAGAATGTGGCTGAATCTCTCTTTATTACAACAGTATGTAGTGATGCAGACAAGATGATTACATACTTTGCGACTGTTCAATTTTTCGTCACAAAATTTGTTCTGTTGAAAGTGCGATCGCTACGACCATTTCACAATATTATGCGATGTTTTTGCCATATTGATATTAGCCAGTTTTGCGTGTCGCgcaattatttaaacattttcatcGGACGATAAGCCGCGAATATGTTCACATTTTCATTATCACTAAATGGCACTCGTAAAGTGCCGATTAGGATAGGCCAagtatttcgaattttttgtGGCAAGTTCTGTGagcttttgttatttatagGCGGTTGTATTGTACAGATTAAAATGGGCCAGGCGGAAATGCTGGGTCATTTGTTTACACTAAAGATAAGCCCGGCTGTTTCCATTGCCATGTCGCTTGATtatcgaaaataaattaattatataaatataatattttaggCATAAACAATGTCCTCATTGGTTATGGAGGGAACTTGTTATTGCTAATCCTAAGCAATATGAGCACTAAATCCGCCCACTATTACAATCATAATCCCTAGAGGTtggttttttttaagttctaTGTATCAatgttattatatattttatatataataaagtACATTTGATCAATAGGTCATCTGCTCAAATTTCGCCGAAAAACACACATTTCGGCAGCAACCGCGCCATATGCGTTTTATATTTGCGAAGTGTTTCATATTTGCACCATATTTGGCCAATATTGGGACAGGTGTTGCCGCGTATTCTGCACAATGCATATGGCAGAGATCGGGCTCTAACAAATGGGGCTGCGTGATAAACAAGGGGCTGTTTAACGTATGCAGCATCATCAACGCAACGCCGAAGTCAAGTTCGGCAAGTAAACTTTGGATATTCAAATGTTCTTAACGAAACTGTGACAAATGTCGCTGATGTTGCGAACCGcgggaaaatggcaaatgcgaAAAAGCTGAAAAGGCCGAGCGCCGCCGTTTGAAACTAGTTCAGGTGCCCTACCCCAAGTTGTTGGtagcgaaagagagagggaaGCGGCGACTGCAGTCGATTACGGCAGCGgaccataaataaatacaggTGCTTGTACCGCCTGGCATTGTtgtgcacagagagaaattcACTACGATGCTATACTGAGGTGATTGGTAGCGGAAAAGGATGTGGCCAGATGAATATTTATGTacaatcaaaatatatttgcttCACCAAAACGGGGTGAGTTAAAATGATTAACTATTTTCTATAAATAGTTTTGGGCTCAGAATTATTTGCGAAATCAGCAAACCACATACTCATTTCTTTCCGTGCACTAAACGTATCGTAATGTGGACGTGGACAGCGAACGCAGGGATTATTGTTAAATGCCACCCACTGAAATCGGAAAAAGAGCCCGATGAATGAACAAATGGACGACACAAATAGCGGCTGGCGAATTGAGCAATGTGCTGCGACTAAAAATACGCGCACTAGAACTGGCTGCCAAGAGGAGATGAGGCGAGAGAATAGGAGGCGCAGACAAAGAGCTAGTGGTAGGCCAAGTTTTTGTAAAGGATTTCCGCTGTTTTGCTGCGTTGGCGCCCGCCtcctctctttctctcgctCTCCTCTCTTATCAACAAACAGAGTGGCCCCTTGGCCCCACTATCTATCtctttcgcacacacacacgcaagcGGAAGCGATAAGTGGCTGCCATATAAATACTGTTGCAATAGAGGATAAGAATTTGGGGATTCCTTCTGTTCCTATTCGCCTTCCCATTTCAGATCCCCGAATGTTATATCACTCACCTTTGGCAATGGTTGCTCTCTTCCTCTTCGCCTCGCCTTTGCTCTCTTTGCTTCCCGCACTACACACTCCTCTTTCTCGTTCCCTTCGCGGTGCGGCAGCAGTCAGCTTTTGTGGGGCGCCCACTCACAATTCAACTCATGCGCTCTGCATTTTCTAATTGAATTGTTTGCTCTAAAACTGTACAATCGATGCTGCGTTACTATAGctgtgcgtatgtgtgtgtttgggccCACGGGATGGGGTAGGGGTACTGCTATTCGCCAGCAGCGTCACAAATCAATCCATTCGCCTTTGCTTTCTTCCTACTCACTCGCACTCACGCACCATtgactttttattttcacgCACACTGGCACACTCGCGACGGAAACACGGATGGAACTCCGGCGTTGCGAATTACGGCAGAATTAGATTTACGGCAATTGTCGTTGGTGGACGTGGGCAGTCAATGTTTTAACTTAACACTGGGCTTCACGCTGATGCAAACACACTCCGACAGcacaatatttttaagttttcggTTCCCAGCAGCCATGTTAGCGCGATGGAGTCGCATTTATATGTGCGGCCTGACTATCGTGGTGCATCGGTTTTTAGGCGGCGCGAGCGGGACGCCGATAGAGCACCCTGGCCAGTGTGACCAGAAcgcaaaatgaaattaataacGCAAATGTCACTATATAGCTTGTTCTCACTAAGAAATGAAGCTAACGAACAGTTACATAGCTATAACTTTTCCGAAGCCTATATAAACAACTTACCTGATAATGCGTTTCTTTTTAATGTATATATCGTATCGTTCAcgaatatattcatatatatataacctATATTAAAATAGATTCGAAATGTGACTTCCTGCGGATGACATAGTAAAAATATCGATAACAACTATTACAAAGACATCGATTTTAACACCATCTCCATTTTATCGCAGCGTTTATTGGCTTTTTGGcgtggaaaagtgaaaaaataattGACAAAACGTCCACAAAAGTGCCGCACCATGAACACACTGGGTCCTAAGAAGGACGGAAGTCCGAATATAGACTTTTTCCAGTCGCCGGAGACGCTGCAGGGCTTCGAATCGATTCGCCAGTGGCTGCAGAAGAACTGCAAGAAGGTGCGTGCCAACAACAACGCCGCCGCAAACAAAAATGGCGCTGTCAGGCGGCGAAAAAAACGATTTATTCACATTCGTATTTATTGCAGTATTTGGCCCACAGTTCGGAGCCCATCACGAAGGAGTCCTTGGCCCAATTGCTCATCCACTTCCTGCAGTATGTGGAAGCGAAGCTGGGGAAGAATTCAGCGGAGCCGCCGGCAACCAGAATTCCGGTTAGTATTGAATGTGCCTGCGGTGGGTGAGGGAGACAGGGTGCTCTGTGTTGCGTGTGTACACGTAAATATTAACCCTCCAATGGCCAATTGTAGCCTAACTTAGAAAGATATTCCccaccttttttttattattataaatatattattatgatATATATCTAATAATGTTACCACCCACAGATGCGCTGCTTTCTGGACTTCAAGAGCGGCGGTGGTCTGTGCATCATCTTCTCGACCATGTTCCGTTTCCGGGCCGAGCAACGCGGCAAGAAGTTCGACTTCTCCATTGGCAAGAATCCCACGCGGAAGGATCCCAACATCCAGCTGCTGATCGAGATCGAGCAGGCCTTGGTCGAGGCGGATTTGTACCGCATACCGTACATCTACATTCGGCCAGAGATTGAAAAGGGCTTCGAGGGGAAACTGCGCGAAATCCTCGATAATCGACGGGTGGAAATCGTTTCGGATGAGGAGGACGCCACCCATATCGTTTATCCCGTCGTGGACCCACATCCCGACGAGTATGCACGGCCTATTTTTAAGCGCGGCGGCCATGTGATGCTGCATTGGTACTACTTCCCGGAGTCCTACGATTCCTGGGCTGTGAATAACTTTGACCTGCCGGATCACATTCCGGAGAATCCCGAGTCACCGGCGGAACGCTGGCGTGTGTCTGCATCCTGGATCGTGGACTTGGAGCAGTACAATGAGTGGATGGCCGAGGAGGACTACGAGGTTGACGAACAGGGCAAAAAGAAGACACACAAACAGCGAATGTCCATTGACGACATCATGTCCTTCGGCGACGAGAAGAAGAAGCCTGCCAGCTCGGGCGGAGGCAAGCAGAAGAGACGTCGCTCACCATCTCCCGCTACTTCGGCATCCACCTCAAAGCCGGGCAAGCGTAAGCGTTCTCCCGCCGTGGTGCACAAAAAGTCGCGCaacgatgatgacgacgaggaTCTAACCCGCGATCTGGATGACCCGCCAGCCGAGCCCAATGTTCAGGAGGTTCATAAGGCAAACGCCGCCTTGCAGTCCACCGCCAGTCCAGCTCCAGGCGGTAAATCTCGTGGCGACAACGACATGATGCCTATTAAGGGTAAGACTTGTTATCTTGTTATCTGCATGGACTAAACAAACCGATATCTAGGTGGCACTATGACCGATCTGGATGACGAAATGACTGGAGGAAGCGCTGCTCAAGCCATGTCTACCGGAGATGGAGACAACTCGCAGACAGGCAAGACAAGTGATAACAGCAACACGCAGGAATTCTCTTCGTCGGCCAAAGAGGACATGGAGGACAATGTGACCGAGCAGACGCACCACATTATCGTCCCCTCGTACTCGGCTTGGTTTGATTACAACTCCATCCATGTGATCGAGAAACGTGCCATGCCAGAATTCTTCAACAGCAAGAATAAGTCGAAGACACCGGAAATCTATATGGCCTACAGGAACTTTATGATTGACACATACAGGTAAGCTGAAACTTCAGTTGTTTGGCAAAGAATAGTTTTGAGTAAGTTACTCATCAATTTTAGGCTTAATCCGACGGAGTATTTGACCAGCACAGCTTGTAGGCGTAATCTTGCCGGAGATGTATGCGCCATAATGCGGGTACATGCCTTCTTGGAGCAGTGGGGCCTGATTAACTACCAGATCGATGCGGATGTCCGCCCCACCCCAATGGGTCCACCACCAACCTCTCACTTCCACATTCTATCGGATACACCATCGGGTCTACAGTCCATAAATCCGCAAAAGACGCAACAGCCGTCGGCGGCAAAGACGCTGCTGGATCTGGACAAAAAGCCGTTGGGTAAAGATGGTGGCCTGGAATTAGGCGATAAAAGTGGTCTGACTGGCATCAAGACGGAGGCTCTTGAGAATGGCGCTGCCGGAGGATTAAGTTCCGGTGTGAGCCAGTTTGGACTCAAGCTAGATCAGTACGCAAAGAAGCCGGCGGCCATGAGAAACCGCACAGCGGCAAGCATGGCTCGCGAATGGACCGATCAGGAGACCCTGCTGTTGCTTGAGGGCTTGGAAATGCACAAGGACGACTGGAACAAGGTCTGCGAGCACGTTGGTTCTCGCACCCAAGACGAGTGCATTCTGCATTTCCTGCGGCTTCCCATCGAGGACCCTTATCTAGAGGATGATGGTGGTTTCCTTGGTCCCTTGGGATGCCAACCCATTCCGTTCAGTAAGAGCGGCAATCCCATTATGTCCACCGTCGCATTTCTGGCATCTGTGGTCGATCCTCGCGTAGCCGCTGCAGCAGCGAAGGCTGCAATGGAGGAGTTTGCAGCTATTAAGGTAGTTAAATTATAATCTGGTTTAAACTATGATTTTAACATAAATCTAAAACGTATGCTAGGATGAGGTGCCCGCCACAATAATGGACAACCACATGAAAAACGTGGAGAAAGCTTCGGCAGGTGGTAAGTTTAATCCCAACTTTGGGCTAGCCAATAGTGGAATCGCTGGAACCGGAAACGACAAGGACGATGAAGAAGGCAAGGAGGGTGGCACATCTGCATCCGCTGGCGGCTCTGATGAGGAAATGAAGGACCTAAGCAAAAAAGACGGTAAGCCACAACCATTAGAGATCGGTTAAGCGGGTTAATGGATGTCGGTTAAGAGAAAAGTTGCTAAATCGAGCGAGTTCTCTTTTAATCGATTTCTAAAGCCATTTACTCAATTGTTGGTtctgcatttgtttgttttgttgaaaTCTTGTGTTGCTTTCATTCAAAATTCGTAATATGTTTACCATTTGGCACTGTATTCGTAtattgtttcgtttttgtgtTGCGCCCAATCTACCAAACTTACATCAACACCACAACCACCaaataacaaacaacaaccacagaCGATGCCAAGTCCAAAGACAATACAAAATCGGATAAGACCAACACGAACACAGACTTGAGTtccacatcatcatcagcgacaggcaacaccaacaacactGACAAGAAACCAAAGGAGTCGTCCGGCTCCTCGCCTTCAGGCGACAAGTCAGCCACCAAGTCAgacaaatcaaacaaatcCTCACCCACAGAAACCGCAGCATCCGCAGGTGGCGGCGAAGTGGACATCAAGACGGAGGACAGCAGTGGCGATGGCGAGACCAAGGACGGCACTGAGGCCAAGGAGGGATCGGGAACCGGGACAGGGGCGGTGGCAAAAGAAGGAACCTTTAGCGAAAATAATATGCAGactgcggcggcggcagctcTGGCATCGGCAGCAGTTAAGGCCAAACATCTGGCTGCTCTGGAGGAGCGCAAAATCAAATCCCTAGTGGCGCTCCTCGTTGAGACTCAGATGAAGAAACTGGAGATCAAATTGCGCCACTTTGAGGAACTGGAGGCCACCATGGAGCGAGAGCGCGAGGGATTGGAGTACCAGCGTCAGCAGCTGATCACAGAGCGTCAGCAATTCCACCTGGAGCAGCTGAAGGCTGCCGAGTTCCGTGCGCGCCAGCAAGCACATCATCGCCTTCAGCAAGAGCTCCAAGGCCAGGCTGCCGCGGGATCCATGAtcttgcagcagcaacagcagctaccacagccacagcagcagcagcaacagcaatcaCTGCCGCCGCATCCGCACctggcgcagcagcagcagctagcTCCACACTCGCACCAGTTGCCGCCGCAGTCCCAACCGCTGGCGGGTCCCACCGCTCAGCATCAGCCGTTGCCCCCGCACGTAGTTCCGTCGCCCAACGGGGCTCCCTTTGCAGCGCCACCGATTGCTCTTACGGGAGGACTCCCGCCAGGGGCTCCTACGGCCATTGTCACGAATCCGGGCGACCAAACAGGACCAGCCGCAGCGGGGGCAGCGCAATCTCAAGCACCTACACCAATGGGTAAGAGCACTGTGGATAACATTTCATAAACTATTGTACTTACTCCAATATATTTCACTTCCGTCATAGATACCACACCGCCGAGTAGCGGCCCAGTTGCAGATGCCAACGCACCGCCGGGATCGGCAATGCCACCAGGCGGCATTCCTCCAGCGAACCCGGCTCCCATCGCCGGCGTAGCTCCCTCTTCTTAACTCTTACTCATAAGCAAGAAAACGTTAAAGTAAATAGCTCTAAGTCGTACGCTCTCAGTATGTATTATGTATACTCCACTTTAAGCCCAACTCTTGTGTGTAATCTGGAGGAGATGCACTACATCTTGCGCGTCTCCAGTTTCGTGTAAGTTTTCGTTTCGTGTCCTGTCGCGTTAACAAGCAAttgcacaaatattttgaacCAAGTTTCAAAGCCGAAAATTGgcattcaataaaaatttatttaaactacAGGTGgaagttatttttttgttacaaTCAAAGTCTTTACAATCTCACAAAAGCGACAGCTTTTAACTTTCTTCTACCGCACTCAAAACGGATAGAACAAGTTCATAAAATGTAATACTTAAACATTCGGTTCAATTACAATGTTTGAGTTTAGGGaatagaaatatattatgGTAGCTGCGTAAAATGCACCCAAGTATTTAagcttttttgtttggttttcagATCACTGAAAGCTGGCGTCGCCGCAGGATGTTGGGTCGCTTGACCTCTCTCAATTCGCTACTCGAAGCAGCGCGCTTTATGTTGGGCGAGCTCTGCGAGGAAAGTGGGGATGCGCCGGGAGATGGAGGTGGCAGACTGGAGCAGGATGAACTTTGGCATACCCTGGGAGGAGGCGGTGAAGATATGCTGATGTTGGCTCTCAGACTCAATTCGTTATGAGTTGACTCCTTCAGAATACCAAAGTTACTCTGGGATTCTTGCAGTGACTTGCGTGCTTGTGCACAGTCCAGGTGGCGACCATAGTTGCCCATACTCTGGACATACACACTGTTGTAGAAAGTGATAATATCAGCGGTCTGGCCATTGCCCACGCTGACCTCTCGGTAAACTCTTCTCTGCGCGTGCGGCTGTCGGCGATAGTGCTGAATAATCATGCTAAAAGTGAGGTGAAGCTTCTCGAGTCGAACATGAAGATGTATGGCGCACAGCAGCAGTTGGTCCAGGTGGCGATTTCGAAGCAGACGGCCACCCTCCAAAGTGAAGGAGTGCTCGGCCAGGTGCCAGATGTGCGGAAAGGAGTCCACAAGGCAGAGACTTTTACACAGAAGGAGCAGCCGCCGGTTGGCCAGTCCGTAGAACTTTCGCAGGCAGATGGCTGAGCCTGTTGAAAAGTTCTCTTTACCTTCAGTTTCTGCGTCGACTTCCTTGTAGCGGGGAAGACTTTGCCTCAGGTCCCACCACAGCTGTGAGCTCTTGCGGAATATCAACGAGTCCAGGCACGTTTCCTCCACTACATCCAGGTGCTTGATCAGCTCTCTGCCCAGAAACCCATGATCGTAGCGCACCACCAACTCCAGAATCTTTTGAAAGTCGTAGGCGTCCAGGGAGAAGCAGTGCAGGACAAAGGGAAACCTCAAACCCTCCACTTGTTTGTCGTAGACGTAAAGAGCCAGTTCCAGACAGCATGCCAAAAGTGCGGCAGTAAGCGTGCGCTGCTTTATTAACTGACCAATCTTCAGCTGGGGTTTTTGAGTCAGCTCCGGGACCAAAATTTTTTGCAGAAATTTGTAGTAAAGACCTTTGGCTTGGCGGAATCGTTTAGCCGACACCTCAGCAT
This genomic stretch from Drosophila yakuba strain Tai18E2 chromosome 3R, Prin_Dyak_Tai18E2_2.1, whole genome shotgun sequence harbors:
- the LOC6537106 gene encoding SWI/SNF complex subunit SMARCC2 isoform X2; this encodes MNTLGPKKDGSPNIDFFQSPETLQGFESIRQWLQKNCKKYLAHSSEPITKESLAQLLIHFLQYVEAKLGKNSAEPPATRIPMRCFLDFKSGGGLCIIFSTMFRFRAEQRGKKFDFSIGKNPTRKDPNIQLLIEIEQALVEADLYRIPYIYIRPEIEKGFEGKLREILDNRRVEIVSDEEDATHIVYPVVDPHPDEYARPIFKRGGHVMLHWYYFPESYDSWAVNNFDLPDHIPENPESPAERWRVSASWIVDLEQYNEWMAEEDYEVDEQGKKKTHKQRMSIDDIMSFGDEKKKPASSGGGKQKRRRSPSPATSASTSKPGKRKRSPAVVHKKSRNDDDDEDLTRDLDDPPAEPNVQEVHKANAALQSTASPAPGGKSRGDNDMMPIKGGTMTDLDDEMTGGSAAQAMSTGDGDNSQTGKTSDNSNTQEFSSSAKEDMEDNVTEQTHHIIVPSYSAWFDYNSIHVIEKRAMPEFFNSKNKSKTPEIYMAYRNFMIDTYRLNPTEYLTSTACRRNLAGDVCAIMRVHAFLEQWGLINYQIDADVRPTPMGPPPTSHFHILSDTPSGLQSINPQKTQQPSAAKTLLDLDKKPLGKDGGLELGDKSGLTGIKTEALENGAAGGLSSGVSQFGLKLDQYAKKPAAMRNRTAASMAREWTDQETLLLLEGLEMHKDDWNKVCEHVGSRTQDECILHFLRLPIEDPYLEDDGGFLGPLGCQPIPFSKSGNPIMSTVAFLASVVDPRVAAAAAKAAMEEFAAIKDEVPATIMDNHMKNVEKASAGGKFNPNFGLANSGIAGTGNDKDDEEGKEGGTSASAGGSDEEMKDLSKKDETAASAGGGEVDIKTEDSSGDGETKDGTEAKEGSGTGTGAVAKEGTFSENNMQTAAAAALASAAVKAKHLAALEERKIKSLVALLVETQMKKLEIKLRHFEELEATMEREREGLEYQRQQLITERQQFHLEQLKAAEFRARQQAHHRLQQELQGQAAAGSMILQQQQQLPQPQQQQQQQSLPPHPHLAQQQQLAPHSHQLPPQSQPLAGPTAQHQPLPPHVVPSPNGAPFAAPPIALTGGLPPGAPTAIVTNPGDQTGPAAAGAAQSQAPTPMDTTPPSSGPVADANAPPGSAMPPGGIPPANPAPIAGVAPSS